The genomic stretch TACCAGAATGCCAAAAGTCATGGCATTCTGACTATTTTTATAGCCAGGAAGAGGAAAATAATTTCCACgtgtgcctcgacaaaaatGTTTCATCGTGTATCTACCAGTAGCTGAGTTTTTTGGCAGTGTTTTCTGGGTAAAGAGTGTGAGCGGGAGAGAGTGCAGCCATATaaaccgaggggcgctgctgcatgactCCCCTACAAGCAGGGAATTATGATGAGAAATTGAAAGTATGTGTAGATACATTACATAACTTACAAAAGATACAATTGCAAAGATACAAATAATTTGCGCTAAATGAAAGTGAATGGTACACGATTATAGTGGAATGCTGACTATGGGATTGTCTCACTATTATATCGATCTGTGAAATGTGAACGATCTACAGATATTCAAACTTCCATTCTTTTAAAGAGAGATACCTTCTGCCCCAGATTGGGTTCTGTTTCCCAATCTTGTTAGGCTTCTTCCTGTTTTCTATGACAGCCCGGTTATTATGTCATCTAATCCCCAATTTCGAAcacgcatcgcatcgcatgcCATCTGCCCCACACAGAACTCAATTAAAAGTCCATTATCCACACCATGGAAAAGAACTAGCATTTGGGATTTGTTTAATAAACAATTTCCGCTTTGATTTGTAGGCCCAggccccctctcccctctccccactCCAAATCATAGGTAATTAACGTGATGGTTGCTGCTGTGCTTCTGTGTCTGCGGATGGGCAATTATGGCACCCCGCTTTTGTGGTGTGAAGAGTCACCCGCAGAGTGGGGTCAAGGGCCGCCTGGCTCCAACACCTCAGGTGGTGCATACACTTGCCTCTGTTGGTAGGAAGTTGCAGCTTCCTTTTGTCGGGCCAGCAGTTGCGCGATTCTTGGCATTCTTTCCATAAAAATTAGCTTGCAATTTGCTCTGGCTTCAGCCTCAGCCCTTTGTCGATTGATTGTGTTGTGCGGATTCTTTTGCACACAGTTCGAttgaagtcgaagtcgaactCCAATCGTCGGCATCGTTTGGTATTTTCTTCCCTTTAAGCAAAAGCCGACAAAATGCGAaccacaagagagagagagagaggagtgtGGGGCGGCGATGTCGTTTAAGGCCATTCGATTGGCATGCCGTCGCTCTCTTTGGGGTTGCATTTCATTCTAAAGTATCTGCGGGATCCATTAGTACTTGTATCTCTCTGCTTGGGGACCTGCCTCTGTAATCAATCAATGCATCATAGAACGATGGAGTCTGGTGGActtccctctttttttttccagaCTTCCACCGGAAAATATTTGCTTCCGTTCTGTTGTTTTTCCAACCATTCTATGGAGTGGAGTAtggcaaataaattacaattaaatgcAAGAAGCATGcaacaggcacaggcagacaGAGAATTGCTGTATCCAGCGGATGTGCGGAGTGGGCTACCTATAGCGACAACATCATTAgcccccacaccacaccacaccacatcACACCACACTCCACTCTAGAGTGGGATTCTGGGGGCCCTTTTTCCTCCGATTGTAACGACAGTAAAAGTGGTCCATGCTAATCCGGAAGTGGGTCATTTTCCCCGAACGCAAATGAAAGCGTgtgccctgccccctgccaccgATTCGAAGCGTTGAAAATCAtataatgaatgaatgaaacaCATGCTGGCAGCAGGGAGCTCAGGGATAGTCAGCCATGGGAAATTGAAACCGAAAACTGCAGCAGTGGAAAGCCCCGAGAAGAGAGTCACGGAACCAACAGAGatgtggaggtggagatggagagagagagagtatcatcatcatcataatcataataaagCAATCAAAATGAGGGAATAAGACATTGTCTCCTatccctctgtgtgtgggaAACTCGCTGACAGATGAGATATTGTCTTCAGACTTATGCAAGAACATCAATCGAAAAGCGACATGGTGTTGAAAGTTaagaaaattaattagaaaagcaaaaagcaatgAAAACCAAAGAGAAATACGAATGAGAAATAAGATATTTGCTGGGAGCCCTGCTTAATTCGAGATACTCGTATGAGGCAGAGATCGGAAGGACTTTAAAGTAAGCTTTTGTTGCAAAAATTCTTGAGGAGGGCTGTGCAAGAAAAACATTCTACGGAGTATCTTATTGTCGCGGCACGTGTAGGAATGCTAAAATTGAGTAGAATATGTGTGAAGTATGTTTAAAATAGGCAGACAAAAGTTGTTCTTTAGAAATATACATCCTTATAGAAAGAGCatattttcttataaatatgtatgtaaaaaaaaaaaactatctTTCGGACTGCATGCACAGTCCTAGGCGGTAATTCTGCTGTAAGATTCCGCTTCCTTCGCTTCCTTCCTTCTGGCACTCCTTAAGCAAGTAAAGGGAAAGTTGTTTcccatttcaattcaattaaagaaCATATTTGTGAATATTTTCAGTGTCTtggaaaaccagaaaatatGCTATCTGAGTTTTGTagatcacaaaaaaaaaaaataaaaaaaaagaataaccgaaaaatttaaattaattaagcaAATATTAAAGTAATCtatgcacatatatgtatgtatgctgaGGTAGCATTATTAAATCCGGCTGAAAATTGAATCTTGAATGCAAACCAAActgaaatattttgtatgccTGCCGCCTTATAGGGTAACATCCAATATTCTATCAATATTCCATACGAAATTTGTTTAGTAGCAAACGACTTTTGgccatactcgtatgtagtAGATCTGTTTCAGACACCACGCAAAATGCGAGTAACTTGCGCATAATTTGGTAGTAAATTCAACCATTAAGAAAAGACAAGACACCTACCCATAAAGACTGGACGACTGACCGATCGCCCACATAtcggagcaggggcagggggcaggggcagggggcaggggcagggggcaggggcaggggcagtggctgCTGCCATCCCACATTCAATTCCGAAACCAATTTTGACGCGTGCGCAGGCGCAAGTCTTAATTTGCATATCCCCCAACGAATCGAAACTGTGGGGGCGACCCTACGATTTTGATTGTTTCACATTCTACGAGTTTGAAGCCAAAACGGATGTCTTGGATCTCTCTGGCTGCAGTTTTACTTTCGCTTGGAAGACAATGAAGCGGCCGTCAGATCTCTCTCTGAAGAGTTCTCACATTCATTTTGGGGCTTGCGAATTGCACATTAAATCTGCTGTGATCTTAATTATACTTGAAAATCTTTTAGAGTACATATCACGAACGTATCGTAAGCTCTTGGCTCCAAAAGCGTATCTTTTTGCTTATTCAAAAACCATATCGAAATGTTATTTCACAGCAAAAGTCGGGCAGAACTAATGTTTAGAGGTGGTTTCTTCTATATATAGAGGAGTTTTGGCATCAGAAATATTCATTCTTTTAGTATGGGGTCTATTGGTCTCCTGGTTGTTTGTAAGTATTTTTAGCTGAGAAATATCTttagaaaatattgaaaattgtttttcttaGTTTCTTTGGGGATGGCACTTGGGTCTTCGGCCTATCAAATGCCGATACAAGAGGATAGGAGGATTTTCCAAAGCCAGAAACAATTAGCTCAAATGAATTTTGCAATGTATCAGCAAATACAACTGGATCAGGAAACCGTAGATCGCCAAATAGTCCAAAAAGAGTTGGCACTACAGATGGCCTCTAAACAGTTGTTCGAAATTCAGCAAAAGTTGGTGGAAACCCAACGGCGACTATCGGGTTGTCAACCGCAGCAGGAAACCAGCTATGGAAACCAGCTCTTGGCTTCGATATAATGCCAAAATTTTCTGGCGACCCAACAGAAATGAGAAGGTTTTTATTATGCCATTTGACCCACCAATTCGGCAGATTGATGGATCCACTTATCTAGCCCTGAAAATAAAgcaattttttccttttctttattcatttctTCTATCCATGGAATATATCAGAAAAATGTATCTTATATACAATTTCAATGAAGAAAACTTGGGTAATTGTTTACTAAGTGTTCTTATGGAATTTTAAACTTGAAATTTTATATACAGGGACTTTAGATTTCTGCTCTGGGAATGTGGAGGATCTGAAGATTTGCCAGGTCGTCAGCCCTGCGTAAGTTTCTGTGATAAAAAGTGATGACGAATCCTTTGCTAAGACCAGGAAAATTATGGTAAAATTCCAGATcgtcacaaaaaaaaactacaaaatacaaaatacagcaaaatttaaaaaaattctaGACAAGTACTAGGAAGATGGGATACAATACtagaacaaatattttatagaaataTCAAAAAAACCACCTCTATGGGTTTTTttcacaaataaaaatgtacagAAAAGTATTATAAGACTTCCAGCAAATActaataacaaaaatattacccataaaaataaatacaaattggTAATAATTTTTTTCGAAAGAATTGGGCGCTcgttttggtttattttcaGAGGATCTGTTGTATCGGCGATTATATAATGTGACCTTGCATAATCGCTAATCGATGAGGAAGAATTATGTTATTAACCTTTATTCCCAGTAAATGTTAATCGAAACGAATCGCAAACGTTACACAATTTTTGAATACAAAACGTGGCATAAAGAAGAGACTTCCCAGAGCAATCCAGCAGTTGAAGGATCGCCTTCTTCAAGATGAGGTTCCTTTTGTTAGTGTGCACCGCAGCACTGcgtaagtttttttttgatgAAAGAAAGTGTTGATCGCACCTTAACTATGAAAGTTTATATATGGATCAGTTCTATCGGTCACCGTGGCAGAAGATGATCCCCCAAAGAGAGATGAACTGGAAGAGCAAAAGTCCCCGTCTCCTCCAAAGGCCGATGAACCAGAGGCGGCAAAGACTCCTCAAAAGGAAGATGATCCAGAGGCGGCAACGTCTCCTCCAAAGGCCGATGAACCAGAAGCGGCAAAGACTCCTCAAAAGGAAGATGATCCACAGGCGATAAAGTCTCCTCCAAAGgaagatgaagaagatgaCGCGAAGTCACCTCCAAAGgaagatgaagaagatgaCTCGAAGTCACCTCCAAAGGAAGATGACCCAGAGGTGATAAGGTTCCCCTCGGAATATGGCTCGATGGGTAACAGGGTAGCACAGGCAAATCCATACCCACGTAGATATTGGACGAATAGAAGAAACCAACAAGAGCAGGCCATCGGGAGGATGGCTAAAAGGATATCAGAAATGCAGAGAAATTACGCTTTGTCCAAGGCGAAAAACATGACATTAGCCGCGAAGATGGAAGCTTTTAATAAGAAGTTGTACGATGTGACAATGGATCTGAGAAGGGCTGAACAGCAGATAGAAAATTGCAAGGGTGTCGATACGGGAAATCCATTGATACCTCAGCGGAATGTGAATAGTCCTAGCATAGGCCCTGTCTATACATTTAGGTACATCCGTCTGCTAAGGTACCTACGTGCGAATATTGACAGGGAATTAACGGCTGTCACGAACTTGAAATGGAGTAGAGAGAAGGGAAAGTAGTCACAATAGTCACTGCACTTCTGAGGAAGATTGTAAAACATTTGTAATAAATTGTGATCAATAAATCGTAGCAATTGCttgaataaatataaatctGTGGATTAAATGTACACGTATTGAAACACGTCAGACCTcattttaaagaattttttaaATCTTGAAAGCATTATACATATGATAATGaaaaatatactaaatataCTACAAAAATGCTGTAAAATATACTCAATGTATACTACAAATAAACTTAATAATACTGAAATATTCTACAAATATATTGAAATGTACAGAAAGTATACTGAACATTGAATACCTCGATAAAGTAGCCTTAACCACAGCCCTTAGCCACCCTTTCCACGACATTAGTTCCACCAAATTTAAAGTTTGCAAAATCTATGAAAAACCTTCAAATAACATACTTGTTATATAAAAGCACTAATTGAATGAAATCTCATTCTTTATAGTGATCCAAAGTGGAAAATAGCTCCATTCATTTTTTCACAGTTTACAACAGAACTTTCCACCATGAACTACACTTCGTTGCTATTTATTTGCTGTAAGTCCGCCCCAAATATTCTAAAAGCTGATCTACAGATCCTGACTTCCTTTTGATTTTAAAGGCAGCATATGTCTCTGGCGATGCAGTGTTGGTGTAATTGAAAAAATTCCACTAGTACCCGAAATTACGAATGCAGTAAACGACGGCATCAATAATATCAAGAAGATAGTCGGGCAGTAATTGTAATAACAGAAACCCTTtagatacgagtatttacgagtatgtacacactgtatgaaatatattgaaaatatacTAAATCAAATACTACGAAAAGTTGCCTTTAACCAAGGACCTGCAAAACTCCTGTAATGGGATTTGTTTCAAACTATGAGTCTGAAAAATCTTGAAAAACATTCAAATAACATACTTCATATACCACGAAACAAATTCAATATAAAAGTTTATTCGCTGTGGTGATCAAAAGTCGAATGTAAGTCCTCCATGAACTGCACTTCGTTGCTATTCTTGGCTGTAAGTCCTTCCCAAATATACTAAAAGCTCTACAGATCCTgatatcttttttttatttaaaggCAGCATATGTCTAAGGGTaggaagaaacagaaacccatGAACATACTACAATTATGTTGAAATGAAATAttgtatgaaatatattaaaaatatactaaatCATACAAATCTTCAACTAATATACTTGATTTACCACAACACTGATTGAATAAAAACGCTTATGATTAAAGGTCAGAGGTAAATCCATTGATATTTCCGAAATTTACAACAGAACTTTCAACCATGAAATTTAAACTCTGAGACATCTCTGAAAAACCTTCAAATAACACACTTGATTTACCAGAAAGCAATATAATACAATATAAAACCTTATTAGTTATGGCGATCCACAGTCGAGTGTAAATCCCATTAATTTCCCTACAGTTTAAAACAGATCTTTTCACCATGAACTACTCTTCGTTGCTCTGCCTTTTCTGTTAGTCCTTACCAAATAATATTTTACTACGTGGATCTCTACAGATGAAGACTTTCTTTATGTAGGCACTATTTGTCTCTGGCGGTGCGGTATGGCTGATCCACAGCTCAGAATTCGCTCTATTTCGCGCAGCAGTTCCCAGCAGATGATCGATGGGCAGCTAAGGACTGTCCGCAACGAGGTGGAGGATAATTTGGACACTGATAATGGACTGATGGTCCGCACAAAAAAATCCAAACAGAAATCGGATGTCATGAGCAAAAGAGCCGCTGCTCGTATGAAATATAGGCTGGATACGGGAGTGGCACGTTAAATTTGCTGCAGGGAATGGCTTTTTGTTTTCAGAAAATGCATCTCAAGAAAAGCCTGTGTTTCATTATAGTTTCGTTGGGTTGGGTGTATGTTTATGGACGGACAACTGCTTCCTACTGTGAATTTGTATCCAACGAAAAGGAACTTCCAATCCTTTACCTAAATTTCGCATCAGAACGCATCTCTTCCACTCTAACCCGTCCGCCATCCGTCGGGCCCTAATTGTAAATCATAAACATTCGTATAGAATGTAGATCCAGATCTACTTTCTAAAATATGGAGTCCGTAGTAAACTGGGCCAAGACCAGGGCGCCTTGTTGACGCAACTTGTGCGTTTCGGAAGACATCTAGACAAGATATCTACCTGTCTCTTCGGATACCTGTGGGGATCTGTTTTTGGATTGCTCTAATTTGTGAAGGGTTTCGTAGCGCTATGAGAACTCGGACCTTAGCTGGAACTCGGTTTTAGGGTAAAAGTGTCGCGTTTCATGGGTTTTAAATGGACCGTGCCTCGTCGCGCCGCACTGCTTGAAAGCGTTTCGTTTGACAGATTTATGCATACTTTCAGTTTTTGTGGATCGTCTGATCGCTGATGCTGGACGCATCTCTGCTTGAGTTCCCGAAATGTCTGGTAATTTATGAGATGCATTTTGTTAGCTCAACACATTTTATTAGTTTTATTGCCAGGGCCATTTGAAAACGATAGTCtgtggaatgtggaatgtGTGGAGGAAATATTATGCAAAATGGTTTTTGGAGTAGGATTTGTATATCTCAAAAAGTGCTTACATAACGAAAAACGCTGCGAGAGGAGTCTCACATTTGCAGAGATTTGCAGAGTGTAAACGAGtcttatatgtacatatgtacgatcATCTCTTTAGACCCCCAAAGACCGTCATTTACTTTAATCTTATTTGCATAATCCTTTCCAGCAGTTCGTCCCGACAATCATTTCTGCGGCCCATCATTTCTGCGGCGTCTCATTCTGTAAATTTGTCACGTAATCAAATAAGAAAttataccaaaaataaatttcataaaaaagCCACACACTAAAATACTCatgatatttatattttcggCACACGACAACCACATCCAGacccaacaaaaacacaagcaGACAAGACATTTTTTGGGCATCAGCCTTTTGGCCATGCCATAATCTTGAACAGAATGTTcctccaacaaaaaaaaggccaGCGACTTGTTTGCCATatgtgatgatgatggcttAAATTTCTGAGGGAGAACCGATTTGAAGGTggtgggtttttgttttagaGAACAGAATGGAATCGAATTTTCATTGTTTCTAAACtcaaattgaaagaaaactACATAAGGGGTATGTGGGAATAATAagtatacagaattatatTACACAGAAAAATCATTCTCCAAAATCAGAGCCTGTGCAAAAATGAGCAGCAACTCGAGCAAGTCTGCCAAGAAACAGTCCTGCCCCAAGGAGGTGCACATCGAAGACGTCCGCCTGGGCGATAGCTTGATGGAGGATATGGGTCGTCGTTGTATGAGCGAGGTCTTTGCGGATGTGTGGTTCTGCGTCGAGGACCAGCGACTGCCTGCCCACTGTGTGATTTTGGCCGCACGGAGTGACTTCTTTCGCGAACTTCTGCAAGGCTCTATGCCAAAGGATCGTCAGGTACCCCTGGAGGTGGCATTGGCACCCTTCAAAGTGATCTTGGCGTACATTTACACGGGCACACTTTCAATCTCTACTCTACCCTTGGTTGCCATTGTCGATGTGTTGGGCGTAGCCCGTCTATACGGATTGGAGAAAGTAGAGATGGTCCTAAACAAACGTCTCGAACAGAGTCTGCACCTCAACAATGTGTTCACGGTGCTAGGTGCAGCGCGTCGCAACAGTCTGGAAGATTTGGCCGAACGATGCTTTCAGTTCATGGACCGAATGGCGTCCGAACTTCTCAAAGAAGAGTCCTTCCTAATGGTGTCCAAAGCAACACTTGCGGAAGTCCTGACCCGCGACACCTTCGTTGTCTCAGAGGAGGCGATCTTTTCGATTGTATGCGAGTGGATTGGCCGTCATCCGATGGAGAACATCCAGTCGCTGTTCTCCTTGGTGGGACTGCCCCTCACGAGTGAGGAAGATCTAGTGGTGCGTCCCGCGTCCCGCGGCCACGTAGAACCTGAGAATATTCCCAAGTTTGTGCCCTGCCATACCACCTTGTGGCCAGAGAAGGATGTGGCctttgataaatattttctgCGGCGTatcagtggcagccacaatgAGCCAATGATTGATCTGAGGCACTGTTATAGGATCAATTTCATAAGCGTCATAGAACGGCTAAAGTCTGCGGAGATCTGCTACGATGTGGAGGTCTCTTGCGATCGGAATCGGTGGGATCGTGTGGGACGGATGATGCCAGGTGGAATGCCGTTACCCGACGTTTGGATAAATATCTACTTTGCGCTGCGCCCCATTCGATTTATTCGAATTGTGAATCCCGAAAATGGACGCAAAGACTTGCTAAATTACTTCGAGTTGAAGGCCAAGCACACGACGAAGATTTTATAGATGATTCCAATAGACAATCTTTTGCAGCAATCCCCCAAACTTGTCCGGCAATTCAACAGCTGCCTCATTTCGCACAGGAAGTCGGGGGAAGCCTTATCTGACAGATACAAAAAGGCAAATGCCGCAAAATGATGGGACTTTGTTGGTTTCGATGTTTAATATTGTTTATGATTTGAATCATTTGTTTGTAATTGGATCTTGATAATTGCCCGGTGGACACAGGGTGACACAGAAACTCCCCCATCCCCGACACATCCCGACACATCCATAAGATTAGACGCATCTTATCAGCGGTTCGTGCAGCTAAGCAAACACATTGAGTTTAcgtgtatttatttgttcaaCTGGCAAATATTAAAGCTCCATCCATCCAGTCGCATGATAATCGACAAAGGAAAGGGGTGGCAATTTGCATAGTCGGATCTTTGTGTGGAGAACTTCCTGTAAACATGGGAAAAAGTTGTTCCTTTAAGAGGGGGAACACAGGAAAAGTAATGAAAAActcatatttttattgtacTTTACAAAACAAAAGTCTGAGAACATCAAATCCATTGTCACATAAATGTTTTTGCTTAAATTATATTTGTCTttacgtttttgttttgtgtgcgcAAAGGAAGAGTTTTCTAAACAACAATTAAactttgaaaaaataaattgtttgccTCTGAAACGATTTACACTTGTTGGAAGAGTGCTTTAGGagttttttaaaaatatatttatatgtagaGATCTGTAGCCTCTTCCAAAAACCATCTGTCAGTCGATGCCTTGGACTCTCTCTCAGCTTGAAGTATTGGAAGtattttcaaataaacaatGAATGAAAGGAAATTTGTTGGTTCATTCAAGGAGGCAAGGTTTTTGCGGCACAAAGACACCGCAGGAGCTGCTTCTTCGATTGTCgttcgtttccgtttcctgtCCTGCGGCGCAACGAATgcgatttaatttttattgtccGCTGATGCCAATCCATACAAAAGTCATTTGTTGCCGCTTCAGTGTGAGTGTTGGCCACTCAGCAGTGAAGTGTTGGCCATCAAGCAGGCAATGGTTCTTGGCCAGGTGTTCACTTGAGCACTCCCTCAGGTAAGCCTCGTAGGGAGCCTTAGAGACTCTTTGGCTAGTGAAACGGATaagatttaattttaattaattgattaagtccacgcacacacccacacataccGGGAAGAGGTACAAACCACATACAGAAACAGGCCTAAACTGTGTGTTAAACCCATAAAGGACACCGCCTGGCAATTCATTAATTTGATGATGTCCTTTGCCAATCCTTtagaccacacacacacacacattcattcTATCCCAAGAGCTTTATTTAATACTCACTTCGATTCGGCCTCTCTCATTCATTTTGCAATCAATTAATTTGCCATTTGGCCGATGCTTATCAATCATTGATTGATTTCCGCCCCGGCTACGTATGTATTTGTGTGGGGGCCAAAAGCCGAAATACGCACCACACAGTGGGAGATCTTTTTAATCAACCGccgccacacacaaacaataaacaaaaat from Drosophila pseudoobscura strain MV-25-SWS-2005 chromosome 4, UCI_Dpse_MV25, whole genome shotgun sequence encodes the following:
- the LOC6903344 gene encoding serine/arginine repetitive matrix protein 5-like isoform X1, with translation MRFLLLVCTAALLLSVTVAEDDPPKRDELEEQKSPSPPKADEPEAAKTPQKEDDPEAATSPPKADEPEAAKTPQKEDDPQAIKSPPKEDEEDDAKSPPKEDEEDDSKSPPKEDDPEVIRFPSEYGSMGNRVAQANPYPRRYWTNRRNQQEQAIGRMAKRISEMQRNYALSKAKNMTLAAKMEAFNKKLYDVTMDLRRAEQQIENCKGVDTGNPLIPQRNVNSPSIGPVYTFRYIRLLRYLRANIDRELTAVTNLKWSREKGK
- the LOC6903344 gene encoding serine/arginine repetitive matrix protein 5-like isoform X3; this encodes MRFLLLVCTAALLLSVTVAEDDPPKRDELEEQKSPSPPKADEPEAAKTPQKEDDPEAATSPPKEDEEDDAKSPPKEDEEDDSKSPPKEDDPEVIRFPSEYGSMGNRVAQANPYPRRYWTNRRNQQEQAIGRMAKRISEMQRNYALSKAKNMTLAAKMEAFNKKLYDVTMDLRRAEQQIENCKGVDTGNPLIPQRNVNSPSIGPVYTFRYIRLLRYLRANIDRELTAVTNLKWSREKGK
- the LOC6903344 gene encoding serine/arginine repetitive matrix protein 5-like isoform X2, with the translated sequence MRFLLLVCTAALLLSVTVAEDDPPKRDELEEQKSPSPPKADEPEAATSPPKADEPEAAKTPQKEDDPQAIKSPPKEDEEDDAKSPPKEDEEDDSKSPPKEDDPEVIRFPSEYGSMGNRVAQANPYPRRYWTNRRNQQEQAIGRMAKRISEMQRNYALSKAKNMTLAAKMEAFNKKLYDVTMDLRRAEQQIENCKGVDTGNPLIPQRNVNSPSIGPVYTFRYIRLLRYLRANIDRELTAVTNLKWSREKGK
- the Acp26Ab gene encoding accessory gland-specific peptide 26Ab is translated as MNYSSLLCLFCTICLWRCGMADPQLRIRSISRSSSQQMIDGQLRTVRNEVEDNLDTDNGLMVRTKKSKQKSDVMSKRAAARMKYRLDTGVAR
- the LOC6903345 gene encoding BTB/POZ domain-containing protein 9-like: MSSNSSKSAKKQSCPKEVHIEDVRLGDSLMEDMGRRCMSEVFADVWFCVEDQRLPAHCVILAARSDFFRELLQGSMPKDRQVPLEVALAPFKVILAYIYTGTLSISTLPLVAIVDVLGVARLYGLEKVEMVLNKRLEQSLHLNNVFTVLGAARRNSLEDLAERCFQFMDRMASELLKEESFLMVSKATLAEVLTRDTFVVSEEAIFSIVCEWIGRHPMENIQSLFSLVGLPLTSEEDLVVRPASRGHVEPENIPKFVPCHTTLWPEKDVAFDKYFLRRISGSHNEPMIDLRHCYRINFISVIERLKSAEICYDVEVSCDRNRWDRVGRMMPGGMPLPDVWINIYFALRPIRFIRIVNPENGRKDLLNYFELKAKHTTKIL